The genomic DNA GAAAATACTTGAGCACGTTTTAATTGTTTAAATGTTGAAggagtaaacttttaaaaagcctaGGTTGAAGACAAAGgtaagaaagagaataaatgataataaaagatACCTGACACGATGTAAAGatgtgagagagagggatgggTTTGTTTTTGGACCCAGAtacaaaaggaatattttttccaatgcatataaaaaagacacttaaaatctaatataaatatatacatacacacacatacacacagatgtgATAGCTTTCTCACATGATTTCACATACAGTGCCTTTGAATTTCTCtgtgaagtaaaatgaaaaattatctgctgagaaagagagagttggAATTGGTGGATGTGCTTGGAgaaaaacaggggaaaaaagtCATCCAAGTAGATTAAGCTGAAAGAAGATCATGTTGGGTCATCGGCGAGGTTGAAGATGAACTTTAGGGCTGATGATAATGAAATTATGGGAACATTAACATGTCTAGTTAAGTGCCTTACTGTGCCTAAGACTTACTAGGCTGGTGAATCTAGGAGTTCAGTTTTGCATGCATGAGAGATGGGAGGTCACGCAAGGGTGGGCGAAATATGTATGAGAGTACGTGACATGATGAATCATAATTTAACCTAGAAAAGAGGAATGCAAAGACACCAGGGTAGtgaatgaaaaatagtgaaaaatcagTGCTCTGGAGGGCTCAGGGTTGTTGAAGAACAAATTGGTAATCACTAAACCACATAGATAGAAAGTTAGCATGTGCAAATGTGTGATTAATGAGGCCAGTCAATTCTAAGTTACTGTACTTGAAGATACAATAATGAAATTAGGTACCTTTCTTTTTGGTAATAAAATGAAGCTGTCTGAGGTGATGTTGTGCCACCTTGAGGGAAAAGTTTGGAGTAAGTGAGTGACAAGGATGTTAACATGctgtaaaatgatcaccacaatctgTCTAGTTATACATATCGCCACGCAGAGTTGCAAATTTCTTTGTGTGATGAAAATTttgaagatctactctcttagaaaGTTTCAAGTATACGATATGTTATTAttaacctgagtcaccaggctgtacattccatcccaggactcatttattttataacttgaaatTTGTATATTTGATTCCCTTTATCCATTTCACTAATGCCCCATGCCCACCTCTGTCAATCGCCAATCTGTTCTCAGTGTCTGAATTCCACGCTTTCATGTTGTTGTTGTGTTTATGGTTAGAGATTGCACACACAACATTTGTCTGTGAtgtcatatgatatttgtctctgtattcttttttttaacgttttatttatttgagagagagagatagcaagagagagcacaagcgggaaGGAGTAggctccctactaagcagggagcctgatgcagggtttgattccaggaccctgggatcatgatctgagctgaaggtagatgcctaacttcctgagccacccaggcacctcttgtttgttttctttttgtgactTAATTTTATATCTTCTGTTATACAGATATCATGTATGTGCCACTTGCCCTATGCTCTATAGAGAATTGTGTTTATTACATGATAGTTTATATAAAGACTTCTTATGTGTTATTTGCAGCTCTAAGCATTTGCTTATGTGTAGGCTTTAGCAgcttacttaacttctctgtgctccGTTTCTGTATCTTTGAAATGTAGGTCACATCATTACCTATCTCATAGAGTTAAGAGGATTATAGAAGTGATTTCATGTAAAGAGCTTTAGACTTGTGTAGTATGTGAAGGTTTCCCAAAATATTACTTTTGTTTACAGAAgttgcttttttgcttttatcttgacttgagatttaaaatgtattaattctGTATTTCTTCCATTAGAGGTCCCTCAGTTACTCTCTTTGAATACATgtctttaatagttttttttttcctttttctttttctgtttttaaccaCATGTTTATGGTTTGGGGAGGGGGTATCATAGAAGTTTAAGACACACCATTTGGAGTCAGAAGTGCCTGGATTTGGGTCTTACTCAACTTTCCATCTATGTTAGTCTCTTTGAGAGAGGTATAATAATACTATTTATACCCTAGTGCTATTGGGGATAGTTtgttttcattcaaaatattataaagattctttttcttatgCTAGGAAACAATGATGATAAATGGGCTACAGTGACAAGAAATGTCACTGTATGTCACTTGTATGCTTGCAAGTTAACCCTCTtaagatactattttatttaaaaaaattttaagatactattttaaaatgtaataatatcaatactttttaaaaaaatatttatttattcatgagagacacacacagagagagaggcagagacacaggcagagggagaagcaggctccatgcagggagcccaatgtgggacttgatcccaggtctccaggatcacaccctgggctgaaggcagatgctcaatagctgagccacccaggcatctcaatatGTTGCACGTGCTGTGGCAACACGATTAGGGTCCCgaggataaggggatgaggaaaataaaagaaaagtaaagagatggggacaggagggacacagtggatgatgtccaagcagtgtcagctttattcaaggttttacaacattttatagcatgagcaaaacaaagctaAGAAGATGTCTATTTTTAGCATGCttgtgaaaccctccaaagttcccctttctcagcatgtAAGACAGACTCACGGGTGtcagaagaccttggtaaatagataagcttattgctccagatgtgcatacttcaaaggaatattacgtatggtaaacagaccagcaaggacagacaGACCCTTACTTACATTTATGACCACGCCAGAATAAGTTCTATCTATTATGTTATGTGGGCGATCACGTACAAgcgagccctgagaaccattgctcaagccctttctcaagcatcaaccaactattcaccctttaggctcccaagccttttgagtgaatgagggaccCAAGTCCGGccctggtttggttcagttactccagtTAGTTTGTGGTCGCCCACaccaatacttattttttttaaaagacacttgATGCAGTTTCTTCATTCAGTGCTAAGAGGGAGCTGGACACTGAACTGTATGTCCATTTCCACATCATTCTCCATGGTGAGGCACCAAACATCAGTCTCAGAGAACATTCTGGTCTGCAAATCCCAGGTGCTAGAATGTAAGGGAAATCAAGAGAGTAATTGCAATTGGCATAGGGTTAGTGTGCTGGACACACTGCAGTTTGAGTGTTAGGTTTTCCACACTGACTTCCCTACATCCTAGGCCTCTTCTCAGTGCCTGACATCTAGTATGTATCGCCTGAGCAATTATGTGGTTGGCACCATAGCATAAATGTGTGGATTGTATAGATCTTGGCTCTGCCAGTTCCCCAAGATGAGATCTTAGGTAAAATTTTCTCTCAGAGTATtagattctatttaaaaaatggagggaTAAAAACATATGTCTCAGACCATATCCACAGTCATGCTAAAGTAGGAGTTCTCTGTGGACATGACCTGAGAAGCCTGCTCTAAAGCCATCAGTAAGGGTTCTCAACAACCTGGGAAGAGTTGAGTTTGATATTGGCCTGCCCAACAAGAAGGTTTGCATCAACTCTGAGCAAAGCACCAATGTTCTGCTGGAGACCCTGAGGAAAATAGAAGGCTGATTTGTACTTGGGCCCCAAGTAATGAGGGCCTGGACCCCTGGTCCCAAAATGGACCAAAGGGGGCAGGACACTGACCCTTTCCTGTTTTCCAACAGACATGGGCCTGGCAGTCCTATCAGTGATGGTAGTGTCTGCAGAGACCTTCATTTGCCTGCTCCTCCCTAGCTTCCCTTTAATAAAGTTGAGCTgcttttattggaaagaaaatatatatttcagaagaCTGTTCTAAATTGGACAATACTTTGTAAAGCTGGGAATAATAGGAGTTGTAATTATTAATTATCTACTTATTTTTCCAATTGTGCTccatttcttagtttctttctctgcatgtggttagattgttttttttttttttctggactcaAGTCTACATAGAAACTAATTACATTGATTCAGTGAACACTCAAtcattacatggaaaaaaaattagggagATTGAAGATTCCAGAGTAACTGAGTAATTAGTACTAGGAGTGTCACATctgagaaatttttcttttctttctcttctttttttttttatgggaatCTTTCTTCAAGACATGAATATTGTTGTTCTTACTAGCACTAGAAGGGTCTTTCTTGGCAGATAGGAAAGAGAACTAACCTAAAGGAGAGAGTGGAGGAAGAATTACCATACAATATTCTCAGGTTAAttatacacattttgtttttcagactcAAAATCTATTCATGAGACCACCCTGGCCATGTACAACCTGAGTAGCTACAACACAGGTGACTTCACCCTCTTGGGCATCCCTGGCCTTGAGCAGTACCACGTCTGGATCAGCATCCCCTTCTGCTTTATCTATCTCATGGCCATTGTGGGCAACAGTATCCTTCTCTACCTCATTGCCATGGAGCGGAGTCTTCACACACccatgttctttttcctttccatgctAGCCATTACAGATGTGATCTTGTCTACCACATGTGTCCCCAAAACCCTTACCGTCTTCTGGCTTGGTCCCCAGAAAATCAGTTTTCCTGGTTGCCTCACCCAGTTATTCTTTCTGCACAGTAGCTTTGTCCTGGACTCAGCTATACTCCTGGCCATGGCATTtgatcgctatgtggccatctgctcCCCTCTGAGATACACCACTATTCTGACCCCCAGGACCATCACCAAGATTGCAGTGGGCATCTCCTGTCGAAGCTTCTGCATCATCCTGCCAGTTATATTCTTGCTTACACGCTTGCCTTTCTGCAGGACACGCATCATACCACACACATACTGTGAGCACATAGGTGTGGCCCGGCTCGCCTGTGCTGACATCTCCATCAACATCTGGTATGGCTTTTGTGTTCCCATCATGACAGTCATCTCAGATGTGATTCTCATTGCCGTTTCTTACACCCTCATTCTCTGTGCGGTCTTCCGCTTGCCCTCCCGAGATGCCCGCCAGAAGGCCCTTGGCACATGTGGTTCCCATGTCTGTGTCATCCTCATGTTTTATACACCTGCCTTTTTCTCCATCCTTGCTCATCGTTTTGGACACAATGTCTCCCGCACTTTCCACATCATGTTTGCCAACCTCTACATTGTTATTCCACCTGCACTCAACCCCATTGTCTATGGAGTGAAGACCAAGCAGATCAGAGATAAGGTCATCCTTTTGTTTTCTACCAAGGGTTCAGAATGATGTTTAATATGCTATGGGAAAACTAACATCACTGTATAGGGGTATTAATGTagcaatatgagaaaaaaatctaatttatttatttaaagacagcatgagcagggagtgagaggaggaggcagagggagagagagaacattaagcaggctccatgtttagCACAGAGCCAAACACAGAGCTCAATTttattaccctgagatcatggcttgagccaaaatcaagagtcaggcacttaaccaactgagccacccaggcacccctaaaaaaagctaatttctttttttaagattttatttatttattcatgagacacacacacacacagatagagagagagagagagagagaagcagagacacaggtagagggagatgcaggctccatgcaagaagcagcccaatgtgggactcaatcctgggactcgatcccgggactccaggatcacacactcggccaaaggcaggcgctaaactgctgaaccacccagggatcccctaatttctttttaaatataaagtaagATCTGCCTGCAGGTACTTTTGCATACCAGGAAAATGACATAATCTAATGTAGGAGATGGTTCTATGTATGAAAAATTCCTGATGGCCTATTTGTTTGTGGAATATGAAGTTATATAGAATATAATAAGAAAAGGAGGTGGAAACAGAGAGCTGACTTACTTTAAATGgacaaaacaatacaaatttgaaaattgCAACTTTGCAACTATGTAGT from Canis aureus isolate CA01 chromosome 23, VMU_Caureus_v.1.0, whole genome shotgun sequence includes the following:
- the LOC144295358 gene encoding olfactory receptor 52H1-like, producing MPTSTTLAMYNLSSYNTGDFTLLGIPGLEQYHVWISIPFCFIYLMAIVGNSILLYLIAMERSLHTPMFFFLSMLAITDVILSTTCVPKTLTVFWLGPQKISFPGCLTQLFFLHSSFVLDSAILLAMAFDRYVAICSPLRYTTILTPRTITKIAVGISCRSFCIILPVIFLLTRLPFCRTRIIPHTYCEHIGVARLACADISINIWYGFCVPIMTVISDVILIAVSYTLILCAVFRLPSRDARQKALGTCGSHVCVILMFYTPAFFSILAHRFGHNVSRTFHIMFANLYIVIPPALNPIVYGVKTKQIRDKVILLFSTKGSE